A region of Nostoc sp. 'Peltigera membranacea cyanobiont' N6 DNA encodes the following proteins:
- a CDS encoding ammonium transporter, giving the protein MIGVITLLFLGGPLMGNAFAQTPAAVPAADTGDTAFMLISAALVLLMTPGLAFFYGGFVRSRNILNTLMMSFVLMAIVGVTWILWGYSLSFAPGLPFIGGLQWFGLNGVGLETQGYLPHLPYEDVLKAGDPKYADVVSYAGTIPHQAFTIYQAMFAIITPALISGALVERMSFRAYSLFVLLWSTLVYAPLAHMVWAKGGFLGLYGGLGALDFAGGTVVHISSGVSALVAAIVLGPRKTHPDRLSPPHNVPFILLGAGLLWFGWFGFNAGSALSVASGTSGNLTTNLATTAFVATNTAAAAAALMWLILEAVLRGKPTAVGAATGAVAGLVGITPAAGFVTPLSAILVGFITAFVCFYAVSFKHKLQIDDALDTFPVHGVGGTVGAILTAIFATTQVNGGGKDGVLRGNLGELGVELVAIAVAYLIAGVGTWIILKVIDATVGLRVKEEAELQGLDINEHGEEGYNSEFGDRPT; this is encoded by the coding sequence ATGATTGGGGTTATCACCCTACTCTTTTTGGGAGGGCCGCTGATGGGCAATGCTTTTGCCCAAACACCAGCTGCTGTGCCTGCTGCTGATACTGGAGATACGGCATTTATGCTGATTTCAGCAGCGCTTGTGCTGTTAATGACACCAGGATTAGCGTTTTTCTATGGTGGATTTGTGCGATCGCGCAATATCCTAAACACATTGATGATGAGCTTTGTGTTGATGGCGATCGTGGGAGTTACCTGGATTCTCTGGGGTTATAGTCTTTCTTTTGCACCAGGGTTGCCGTTCATCGGTGGATTGCAATGGTTTGGGTTGAACGGTGTCGGTTTAGAGACTCAAGGCTACTTGCCGCATCTGCCTTATGAAGATGTCCTGAAAGCAGGAGACCCCAAATATGCTGATGTCGTCTCTTATGCCGGAACGATTCCCCACCAGGCATTCACGATTTATCAAGCGATGTTTGCCATTATCACCCCAGCCTTAATTTCTGGGGCGCTGGTTGAACGGATGAGTTTCCGCGCCTATTCGCTATTTGTGTTGCTGTGGTCAACCTTAGTTTACGCCCCCCTAGCCCACATGGTATGGGCGAAAGGTGGATTCTTGGGTTTGTACGGTGGATTAGGTGCCCTTGACTTTGCAGGTGGCACAGTAGTTCATATTAGTTCTGGCGTTTCAGCCTTGGTAGCAGCGATCGTTCTTGGCCCTCGGAAAACCCATCCCGATCGCCTTAGCCCCCCGCACAACGTTCCTTTCATTTTGCTGGGTGCTGGCTTACTCTGGTTTGGCTGGTTCGGTTTCAACGCTGGGAGTGCCTTATCTGTTGCCAGTGGAACTTCTGGGAACTTAACAACAAATTTAGCAACAACAGCCTTTGTTGCCACCAATACGGCGGCGGCGGCGGCAGCTTTAATGTGGCTAATTTTGGAAGCAGTTTTACGGGGTAAACCAACAGCTGTGGGAGCAGCTACAGGAGCCGTTGCTGGTTTAGTCGGCATCACCCCCGCTGCCGGATTTGTCACACCGCTATCAGCGATTTTAGTTGGTTTCATCACCGCTTTTGTTTGCTTCTATGCTGTGAGTTTCAAGCATAAGCTGCAAATTGACGATGCTTTAGATACCTTTCCCGTGCATGGTGTTGGTGGGACAGTGGGGGCAATTTTAACGGCCATCTTTGCCACAACTCAAGTTAATGGGGGAGGTAAAGACGGAGTACTGCGTGGTAATTTGGGTGAATTGGGAGTTGAACTAGTAGCAATTGCCGTTGCCTATCTGATCGCAGGTGTTGGTACGTGGATTATTCTTAAAGTGATTGATGCTACAGTCGGACTGCGTGTTAAAGAGGAAGCTGAATTGCAAGGTTTGGATATCAACGAACACGGTGAAGAAGGTTACAACTCCGAGTTTGGCGATCGTCCGACTTAG
- the cbiE gene encoding precorrin-6y C5,15-methyltransferase (decarboxylating) subunit CbiE yields MTEKWLSIVGIGEDGLQGLSAIALSLITQAKVLVGGDRHLAMLPTDDRREKLVWTSPISASIDEIIQRRGQSICVLASGDPMCYGIGVTLMRRIPVSEMTIIPAPSAFSLACARVGWSLTEVETLSLNGRPSSLLQSYIYAGARLLILSEGKDTPAIVAEILTNRGYGGSKITVLERMGGTHERIVSGTAASWSETEIAALNAIAVDCIADAGVIPLPRLPGLPDNAYHHDGQLTKREVRAITLAALAPTPGELLWDIGAGCGSISIEWMRSNARCRAIAIEQNSSRLLYIADNAATLGTPSLQIIEGKAPHIFKDLPAPDAIFIGGGVTATGLFDVCWEALQPGGRLVANVVTVEGEQTLFQWHEQVGGDLTRVAIQRAEPIGKFLGWRAMAPVTQWVVVK; encoded by the coding sequence ATGACAGAGAAATGGCTTTCTATCGTCGGCATTGGAGAAGATGGGTTGCAGGGGTTAAGCGCGATCGCTCTTTCCCTAATCACTCAAGCTAAAGTACTTGTCGGAGGCGATCGCCATTTGGCAATGCTGCCTACAGACGATCGACGTGAAAAACTAGTCTGGACATCCCCCATTAGCGCGTCTATAGACGAAATTATTCAGCGTCGGGGTCAATCAATTTGCGTACTTGCAAGCGGCGATCCCATGTGTTATGGCATTGGTGTAACTTTGATGAGGCGAATTCCCGTCTCTGAAATGACGATTATCCCCGCACCTTCAGCCTTCAGTCTCGCCTGTGCCAGGGTGGGATGGTCTTTAACTGAGGTGGAAACTTTGAGTTTGAATGGTCGTCCATCCTCCTTACTCCAGTCCTACATCTATGCGGGAGCTAGGCTGTTGATTTTGAGTGAAGGAAAGGACACACCCGCCATTGTTGCCGAAATTTTGACAAATCGTGGCTATGGTGGTAGTAAAATTACCGTATTGGAGCGCATGGGTGGCACTCATGAAAGAATTGTGTCAGGTACGGCTGCATCTTGGAGTGAAACTGAAATTGCGGCTTTGAATGCGATCGCAGTTGATTGTATTGCTGATGCTGGGGTTATCCCTTTACCAAGATTACCAGGATTACCAGATAACGCCTACCACCACGATGGACAGTTAACTAAACGTGAAGTTAGGGCAATCACCCTAGCAGCTTTGGCTCCGACACCAGGAGAATTATTGTGGGATATTGGCGCGGGTTGCGGCTCAATTTCTATCGAATGGATGCGGAGTAATGCTCGGTGTCGAGCGATCGCGATCGAACAAAATTCATCTAGACTACTATATATTGCCGATAATGCTGCAACTCTCGGTACTCCAAGTCTACAAATTATTGAAGGGAAAGCACCCCATATCTTCAAAGACTTGCCTGCACCAGATGCGATTTTTATTGGCGGTGGGGTAACAGCAACAGGACTTTTTGACGTTTGTTGGGAAGCATTGCAGCCGGGTGGACGTTTGGTGGCAAATGTCGTGACAGTAGAGGGCGAGCAAACTTTATTTCAATGGCATGAACAAGTCGGTGGCGATTTGACTCGTGTTGCCATTCAACGGGCTGAACCTATTGGTAAATTTTTGGGCTGGCGAGCAATGGCACCTGTGACGCAATGGGTAGTTGTAAAATAA
- a CDS encoding 4-hydroxy-3-methylbut-2-enyl diphosphate reductase, giving the protein MDTKAFKRSLQHSENYNRKGFGHQAEVATQLQSEYQSNLIQEIRDRNYILQRGDVTIRLAQAFGFCWGVERAVAMAYETRQHFPTEHIWITNEIIHNPSVNQRMQEMEVEFIPIEGKNKDFSVVGTGDVVILPAFGASVQEMQILHDKGCKIVDTTCPWVSKVWNTVEKHKKIDYTSIIHGKYKHEETVATSSFAGKYLIVLNLQEANYVADYILNGGNREEFLTKFAKACSAGFDPDRDLERVGIANQTTMLKGETEQLGKLFERTMLQKYGPTELNQHFQSFNTICDATQERQDAMLELVEHNLDLMVVIGGFNSSNTTQLQQIAFERGIPSYHIDTVERIKSRDSIEHRQLNGQLMTTENWLPDGEIVVGITSGASTPDKVVEDVIEKIFAVKATAALV; this is encoded by the coding sequence ATGGATACAAAAGCTTTTAAGCGCAGCCTGCAACATTCAGAAAATTACAATCGCAAGGGCTTTGGTCATCAAGCGGAAGTTGCCACGCAGTTGCAATCTGAATATCAGAGTAACTTGATTCAGGAAATTCGCGATCGCAACTACATCCTGCAACGGGGTGATGTGACAATCCGACTAGCACAAGCCTTTGGCTTTTGCTGGGGTGTAGAACGGGCTGTGGCCATGGCCTACGAAACTCGTCAGCACTTCCCCACAGAACACATCTGGATTACTAACGAGATTATCCACAACCCTTCTGTAAATCAGCGAATGCAGGAGATGGAAGTTGAATTCATCCCCATTGAAGGAAAGAATAAAGACTTTTCTGTTGTTGGCACTGGGGATGTAGTGATATTACCTGCTTTTGGGGCTAGCGTTCAAGAAATGCAGATCCTTCACGATAAAGGCTGCAAAATTGTTGATACAACTTGTCCTTGGGTATCTAAAGTTTGGAATACAGTAGAAAAGCACAAAAAAATCGATTATACATCAATAATTCACGGTAAATATAAGCACGAAGAAACAGTCGCTACTAGTTCCTTTGCTGGCAAGTATTTAATTGTGTTGAATTTGCAAGAAGCAAATTATGTTGCTGACTATATTCTTAATGGTGGAAACCGTGAAGAATTTCTGACAAAATTTGCTAAAGCTTGTTCAGCAGGATTTGACCCCGATCGCGATTTAGAAAGAGTTGGCATTGCTAACCAAACTACAATGCTTAAAGGCGAAACTGAGCAACTCGGCAAACTTTTTGAGCGGACTATGTTGCAGAAGTATGGCCCCACCGAGTTAAATCAGCATTTCCAAAGCTTCAATACCATCTGTGATGCCACCCAAGAACGCCAAGATGCAATGTTGGAATTAGTGGAACATAATTTAGATTTAATGGTAGTAATTGGTGGATTTAATTCATCTAATACTACTCAATTGCAACAAATTGCTTTTGAGCGGGGAATTCCTTCTTATCACATTGATACTGTTGAACGGATTAAATCAAGAGATTCTATAGAACATCGACAATTAAATGGGCAATTAATGACTACAGAAAACTGGTTGCCAGATGGTGAAATTGTCGTAGGAATTACTTCTGGTGCTTCTACCCCAGATAAGGTAGTAGAAGATGTGATTGAGAAGATTTTTGCTGTGAAAGCAACAGCCGCACTCGTTTAA
- a CDS encoding GAF domain-containing protein, translating into MKAPLPDNEAQRIETLLEYKILDTPPEAAFDDITRLASYICQTPIALISLIDTNRQWFKSKVGLEALETHRDLAFCAHAILQPDVFVVPDATDDERFATNPLVTSDPNIRFYAGVPLTNPEGYAFGTLCVIDYVPRELTPDQIEALRTLGRQVIKQLELRRNLASLVFVTKKGKQAQKVSKQFFKKIAAGFGLASVILVLIGVVSYQNTRVSINNRSIVKNTYKKINTLEELLSQIKDAENGQHSYILTGKENYLKPYQEAVANIDREIAKLKNLSTDEPNQEKQIATLESLITAKLTELKQTIDLRQNKGLEAALQVLLTDKSQNLMDDIRKVSNEIENEERARHQQVSQAAKAWTRKTTVTIAIAICLSFIILVVVYYFIYREVTERKRTEETLNHERNFISAVLDTASALVIVLDSQGQIVRFNQACEQITGYSFDEVRGRCFWNLFLLPEEVESVKAVFEELLTGRGFLEKENYWVMKDGSRRLIAWSNTFLKNYEGSVEYIVSTGTDITDRKRSQQQLIAQYAATRVLAESTTIGEATPQILQGICESLGWDLGEIWMVDLQANVLRLSDIWHKASLEVQEFTALKRQTTFIKGVGLPGRVWANSEPVWLTDIVKDLNFPHFQIANQIGLHAAFGFPIRSGNKILGVITCFNREIQPPHPDLAKTMNSIGEQVGQFIQRKQAEEELQRQNLRSQLFTEITLKIRQSLQIEEILQITVEEVQKILQTDRVLIYQLLPDESATTVTEAVVSGLPTIKEQNISGPYFRAEYLQQYYLQQYRQGRVFGLAELDLLELQQSNLELLQQFGVKVNLVVPILVKDELRGLLIVHQCDDSHQWSSFETELLRQIADQVGIALAQAQLLAAETRQRQELEIARRQAELASQTKSAFLANISHEIRTPMNAVLGMTSLVLDTPLDAEQREFIEIIRISGDALLSLINEILDLSKLEVGEMALETLDFDLSTCVEELLDLLAPSAHNKGLEIAALIDRNVPIHLKGDAGRLRQILMNLMSNAIKFTSSGEVFVEAELSSLSATTATIHFAITDTGLGISPEDQRKLFTPFTQVDASTTRKYGGTGLGLAICKQLVTLMGGVIGVESQMGKGSKFWFEVPFTKQLDPVLPKSEGGLLNNRRLLVVDSNATNCKIVYHQATRWGMQVDRSDSIPAALKAIQEACEQKNSYDVVLVDMEVPQTNGMTLEEQIKANSAIADIPLIVLTSINQRAQMQRALKVGFAAYLVKPLKPSRLLDTIMTILKTQPEAEQGARDLRLEATKEIPSTETSSILNSSVNASTKSKLRILLAEDNLVNQKVALKQLQSLGYKADVVANGKEVLQLLEKIPYDLILMDCQMPILDGLETTKEIHRWQEDIFALRRRPVVIAMTANAMKEDEQMCLNAGMDDYLSKPIFKEKLAATLEHWTGAIFSQQEAVVYEQTVPSTNNGTVDLEIDWEHLHRISGNDAEFELSLLQVCVEDIKPRLEIIKAAIAANDFGQIVRETHHLKGASTNIGARGMYLAADKLEKLAYHQQLRDATKLILELKEFVNSIEDFLTRSNSGARGQ; encoded by the coding sequence ATGAAAGCACCATTACCTGATAACGAAGCACAGAGAATCGAGACGCTTTTGGAGTATAAGATTCTCGATACGCCACCTGAAGCCGCTTTTGACGACATCACCCGTTTAGCATCGTATATTTGTCAGACTCCTATTGCCTTAATTAGCTTAATTGATACAAATCGCCAGTGGTTTAAGTCAAAAGTCGGCTTGGAAGCTCTAGAAACACATCGAGATTTGGCATTCTGTGCCCATGCTATTCTACAGCCTGATGTTTTTGTTGTGCCTGATGCAACAGATGACGAACGGTTCGCCACCAACCCACTAGTAACATCTGACCCAAATATTCGCTTTTATGCTGGCGTTCCTCTGACTAATCCAGAGGGATATGCGTTCGGAACCCTGTGTGTAATTGACTACGTACCACGCGAACTTACCCCAGATCAGATAGAGGCATTACGAACATTAGGTCGTCAAGTCATCAAGCAACTGGAATTACGCCGAAATTTAGCAAGTTTGGTATTTGTGACTAAAAAAGGCAAGCAGGCACAGAAGGTAAGCAAACAATTTTTTAAAAAGATTGCGGCAGGTTTTGGTCTAGCATCAGTAATTTTAGTTTTGATTGGTGTAGTTTCCTATCAAAATACAAGAGTATCTATTAATAATCGCAGTATAGTAAAAAATACTTATAAAAAAATCAACACCCTAGAAGAACTACTATCTCAGATCAAGGATGCGGAGAATGGGCAACATAGTTATATTCTCACTGGCAAAGAAAATTATTTAAAACCTTATCAAGAAGCAGTTGCCAACATCGATCGAGAAATTGCCAAACTAAAAAATTTATCTACAGATGAACCAAACCAAGAAAAGCAGATTGCAACCCTTGAATCCCTGATTACAGCTAAACTTACTGAACTAAAACAGACTATCGACTTACGCCAGAACAAGGGATTAGAGGCGGCGTTGCAGGTGCTACTGACAGATAAAAGTCAAAATCTCATGGATGATATCCGCAAGGTGAGCAATGAGATAGAGAATGAGGAAAGGGCGCGGCATCAGCAAGTGTCACAAGCAGCAAAAGCTTGGACTCGCAAAACAACTGTAACAATTGCGATCGCTATTTGCCTAAGTTTTATCATTCTTGTTGTAGTTTACTACTTTATCTATCGTGAAGTCACTGAGCGCAAAAGGACAGAAGAAACCTTAAATCATGAACGCAATTTTATCTCAGCAGTCCTTGATACAGCTAGCGCGTTGGTAATAGTTCTCGATTCTCAAGGGCAAATCGTTCGTTTCAATCAAGCTTGCGAGCAAATAACAGGTTACTCCTTCGATGAGGTGAGGGGTAGGTGTTTCTGGAACTTGTTCTTACTTCCTGAAGAGGTGGAGTCGGTTAAAGCAGTTTTTGAGGAATTGCTAACTGGTAGAGGCTTTCTGGAGAAAGAGAACTATTGGGTAATGAAGGATGGTAGTCGCCGACTAATTGCCTGGTCGAATACCTTTTTAAAAAACTATGAAGGGTCAGTGGAATACATCGTTAGTACTGGCACTGACATCACCGATCGCAAGCGATCGCAACAGCAGCTAATTGCACAATATGCTGCAACCCGCGTTTTGGCGGAGTCCACGACGATCGGCGAGGCTACCCCCCAAATCTTACAAGGGATCTGTGAGAGTTTGGGATGGGATTTAGGGGAAATTTGGATGGTGGATCTGCAAGCAAATGTGCTGCGCCTTTCGGACATCTGGCATAAAGCCTCCCTTGAGGTGCAAGAATTTACAGCACTGAAGCGGCAAACCACCTTTATAAAAGGAGTTGGACTACCTGGGCGTGTCTGGGCTAATTCCGAACCTGTTTGGCTTACTGATATCGTCAAGGATCTGAATTTCCCTCACTTCCAAATCGCCAATCAAATAGGATTACACGCCGCTTTCGGTTTTCCGATCCGCAGTGGTAACAAAATCCTCGGTGTGATTACCTGCTTCAATCGTGAAATCCAACCACCCCATCCAGATTTAGCCAAAACGATGAATTCCATCGGCGAGCAAGTAGGGCAGTTTATTCAAAGGAAACAGGCTGAAGAGGAATTGCAACGCCAAAACTTGCGATCGCAACTATTCACCGAAATCACCCTTAAGATTCGCCAGTCTTTGCAAATCGAAGAAATTCTCCAAATTACTGTCGAAGAGGTACAAAAGATTCTCCAGACTGACCGAGTTTTGATCTATCAGCTTTTACCAGATGAATCTGCAACCACGGTCACGGAAGCAGTAGTTTCTGGCTTACCGACAATCAAAGAGCAAAACATCTCCGGCCCATACTTTAGAGCAGAATATCTCCAGCAGTACTATCTACAGCAATACCGTCAAGGACGGGTTTTCGGGCTGGCTGAATTGGATCTGCTGGAACTCCAACAAAGCAATCTGGAATTGTTACAACAGTTTGGAGTCAAAGTCAATTTGGTTGTACCCATACTTGTCAAAGACGAACTTCGCGGTTTGCTCATAGTCCATCAGTGTGATGATTCCCACCAATGGTCTAGTTTTGAAACCGAACTTTTGCGGCAAATAGCCGACCAAGTAGGTATTGCCTTAGCCCAAGCCCAACTATTAGCAGCAGAAACTCGTCAGCGACAAGAACTTGAAATTGCCCGTCGCCAAGCTGAATTAGCTTCTCAGACGAAAAGTGCCTTTTTAGCAAATATAAGTCATGAAATTCGCACTCCGATGAATGCTGTTTTGGGAATGACCAGTTTGGTATTAGATACTCCCTTAGACGCAGAACAGCGAGAATTTATTGAAATAATTCGGATTAGTGGAGACGCTCTTTTAAGTTTAATCAACGAGATTTTGGATCTTTCCAAACTTGAAGTTGGAGAGATGGCTCTAGAAACTCTAGATTTTGACCTATCCACTTGTGTTGAAGAACTGTTAGATTTATTAGCTCCTTCAGCCCATAATAAAGGATTGGAAATTGCCGCACTGATCGATCGCAATGTCCCCATCCACCTCAAAGGAGATGCTGGTAGACTGCGGCAAATTCTGATGAACTTGATGAGCAACGCTATTAAGTTCACTAGCAGTGGTGAAGTATTTGTGGAAGCAGAATTATCTTCCCTTTCCGCGACTACAGCCACGATTCATTTTGCCATCACAGATACAGGTCTTGGTATTAGCCCTGAAGACCAACGCAAACTCTTTACGCCATTTACTCAAGTGGATGCTTCTACCACTCGCAAGTATGGTGGTACTGGTTTAGGATTAGCCATCTGTAAACAACTGGTGACTTTGATGGGAGGAGTAATTGGGGTAGAAAGTCAGATGGGGAAAGGCTCGAAGTTTTGGTTTGAAGTCCCTTTTACCAAGCAACTTGACCCTGTTTTACCAAAATCCGAAGGCGGACTTTTGAACAATCGTCGCTTGTTAGTGGTAGACAGCAATGCTACTAATTGCAAAATTGTCTACCATCAAGCTACTAGGTGGGGAATGCAGGTAGATCGATCTGACAGTATTCCTGCTGCCCTGAAAGCTATTCAGGAAGCTTGTGAGCAGAAGAATTCCTATGATGTAGTCTTGGTTGATATGGAGGTGCCTCAAACAAATGGCATGACTTTAGAAGAACAAATTAAAGCCAATTCGGCAATTGCTGACATCCCTTTGATTGTTCTCACCTCTATTAATCAACGCGCTCAAATGCAACGGGCGCTGAAAGTAGGATTTGCTGCTTATTTAGTCAAACCCCTTAAGCCATCTCGACTCCTCGATACTATTATGACTATTCTAAAAACTCAGCCGGAAGCGGAACAAGGGGCTAGAGACTTAAGGTTAGAGGCTACTAAAGAAATTCCAAGTACAGAAACTTCCAGCATTCTTAATTCTTCCGTTAATGCCTCTACTAAATCTAAGTTAAGAATTCTCTTAGCTGAAGATAATTTGGTGAATCAAAAAGTAGCCTTAAAGCAACTCCAGAGTTTGGGCTACAAAGCCGATGTCGTTGCCAATGGCAAGGAAGTCTTGCAGTTATTAGAAAAAATTCCTTACGATTTGATTCTAATGGATTGCCAAATGCCAATTCTTGATGGTTTAGAAACTACAAAAGAAATTCATCGTTGGCAAGAGGATATTTTTGCTCTGCGTCGTCGTCCTGTGGTAATTGCAATGACGGCTAATGCAATGAAAGAAGACGAACAAATGTGTCTCAATGCAGGAATGGATGACTATCTGAGTAAGCCAATATTTAAAGAAAAATTAGCTGCGACTCTAGAGCATTGGACAGGCGCGATCTTCTCGCAACAAGAGGCAGTTGTGTACGAACAAACAGTTCCCAGCACAAACAACGGCACAGTTGACCTAGAAATTGATTGGGAACACTTGCATCGAATATCGGGAAATGACGCAGAATTTGAATTAAGTTTATTGCAAGTATGCGTTGAAGATATTAAACCCCGTTTAGAGATAATTAAAGCAGCGATCGCGGCTAATGACTTTGGACAAATTGTGCGAGAAACTCATCATCTCAAAGGTGCGAGTACCAATATTGGAGCCAGAGGTATGTATCTAGCGGCTGACAAACTAGAAAAATTAGCTTACCATCAACAGCTTAGAGATGCTACTAAGTTAATTTTAGAGTTAAAAGAATTTGTCAACTCCATTGAAGATTTTTTAACAAGAAGTAATTCAGGAGCTAGGGGTCAATAG
- a CDS encoding class I SAM-dependent methyltransferase, with amino-acid sequence MAIYEQIGKSYDLTRRADPEIAARLAVHLQVKSDASYLDVGCGTGNYTLALAKSGGIWHGVDQSKKMIDAATNKSNIVAWQVAEAEALPYADKTFSGVLCTLAIHHFVALTPAFQEIYRVLAAGRFVLFTATPEQMSKYWLFEYFPEAIHKSAEQMPSLEKVRYALKEAGFNSVNIEPYSISENLQDLFLYSGKYRPEIYLDENIRSGISTFALLASPEEIAAGCQRLATDINTGCITDIVNKYENNHGDYLFVIAEKINHELA; translated from the coding sequence ATGGCTATTTATGAGCAAATTGGCAAAAGCTATGATTTGACTCGTCGCGCCGATCCTGAAATTGCTGCCCGATTAGCTGTTCACCTTCAGGTAAAATCAGATGCTTCATATCTTGATGTGGGATGTGGCACTGGAAATTACACGCTAGCTTTAGCAAAAAGTGGTGGTATTTGGCATGGAGTAGACCAGTCAAAAAAGATGATTGATGCTGCTACAAATAAGAGTAATATTGTAGCCTGGCAAGTTGCCGAAGCTGAAGCTTTACCTTATGCAGATAAGACTTTTTCAGGTGTGTTATGCACGCTAGCGATACATCATTTTGTTGCATTAACTCCTGCTTTTCAGGAAATTTATCGTGTCCTGGCGGCTGGTCGTTTTGTGTTATTTACTGCTACACCAGAGCAAATGAGTAAATATTGGTTATTCGAATATTTTCCAGAGGCTATACATAAATCTGCTGAACAGATGCCAAGTTTAGAAAAGGTGAGATATGCTCTCAAGGAGGCAGGTTTTAATTCAGTAAATATCGAACCGTATTCTATTTCAGAAAATTTGCAAGACCTATTTTTATATAGTGGTAAATATCGTCCTGAAATATATTTAGATGAAAATATCCGTTCTGGAATTTCTACATTTGCTTTGCTAGCTTCACCAGAAGAAATCGCCGCAGGGTGTCAAAGGCTAGCAACAGATATTAATACAGGATGCATCACAGATATTGTCAATAAATATGAAAACAATCACGGAGATTACTTGTTTGTAATCGCCGAGAAAATTAATCACGAATTAGCATGA
- a CDS encoding YnfA family protein yields MIKSLLYFFWAGLFEIGGGYLIWLWLREDKPFWWGILGGMALAFYGVIATLQSANFGRVYAAYGGVFIVMAMLWGWKVDGVTPDRYELIGACLALVGVSIIMFAPRT; encoded by the coding sequence ATGATTAAGTCTCTGCTGTATTTTTTCTGGGCTGGTTTATTTGAAATTGGGGGTGGCTACCTAATCTGGTTGTGGTTACGTGAAGACAAGCCATTTTGGTGGGGCATATTGGGGGGAATGGCTTTAGCTTTCTATGGGGTGATTGCAACTCTCCAATCGGCAAATTTTGGCAGAGTGTATGCAGCTTACGGCGGTGTGTTTATTGTAATGGCAATGCTTTGGGGTTGGAAGGTAGACGGGGTAACTCCAGACCGCTACGAACTAATAGGAGCTTGTTTAGCTTTGGTAGGTGTTTCAATTATCATGTTTGCACCCAGAACTTAA
- a CDS encoding SGNH/GDSL hydrolase family protein, which produces MSTSFKTFPIWAFFSLLTNGILMLAVILLIWQQQRLAAFFGIVTSPEPISLNNSTKIATPDLGRRHQLTYQEWVDILQQEAKVAADQRTPHLTILAGDSLSLWFPSELLPEGKNWLNQGISGETSNGLLKRLKIFDRTQPEVIFVMIGINDLIRGISDGEILDNQRQIINYLRKTHPTAEIVVQSILPHAAEEATWKGRDKLLAVANSRIQGLNQQLQSISTKKGVKYLDLYPLFTNKQGNLRREFTTDGLHLSPEGYIVWRSALQIYSEIELKSQSQRTSGGKG; this is translated from the coding sequence GTGTCTACTTCTTTTAAAACCTTTCCTATCTGGGCATTTTTCTCGCTGTTAACCAACGGCATCCTAATGTTGGCGGTCATTCTGCTAATCTGGCAACAGCAGAGATTGGCCGCTTTTTTTGGGATAGTAACATCCCCAGAACCAATCAGCCTAAACAACTCAACCAAAATTGCTACACCTGATTTGGGTCGCCGTCACCAACTCACTTACCAAGAGTGGGTAGATATCCTCCAGCAAGAAGCCAAGGTAGCAGCCGATCAACGAACTCCGCATTTAACTATCCTGGCGGGAGATTCTCTGAGTTTGTGGTTTCCCTCTGAGTTATTACCCGAAGGCAAAAATTGGCTCAACCAAGGGATTTCTGGGGAAACCAGCAATGGCCTATTGAAAAGATTGAAAATATTTGACCGCACCCAGCCAGAGGTGATTTTTGTGATGATTGGCATTAACGATCTAATTCGGGGGATAAGCGATGGAGAAATTTTAGATAATCAACGGCAAATTATCAATTACCTCCGAAAGACACATCCCACAGCGGAAATTGTTGTCCAATCAATTTTGCCACATGCAGCAGAGGAAGCAACCTGGAAAGGACGAGATAAACTGTTAGCTGTTGCCAATAGCCGCATTCAGGGGTTAAATCAGCAACTGCAAAGTATTTCTACCAAAAAAGGTGTCAAATATCTCGATTTATATCCCCTATTTACCAACAAACAAGGAAATCTCCGCCGTGAATTTACTACTGATGGCTTACATTTAAGCCCTGAAGGGTATATAGTTTGGCGTTCTGCATTGCAGATTTATAGCGAAATCGAATTAAAATCCCAGTCTCAGCGGACTTCGGGGGGAAAAGGTTAA